The Micrococcales bacterium genome contains a region encoding:
- a CDS encoding type II toxin-antitoxin system VapC family toxin — MLDASAGIAVALDRPEGRAIGRVLGSVQEVLAPSLYTFETANAVWKHQMAGGLDPVRAAAAFRAAQGLVDKFVDDEGVVASALVDAAKLGHPAYDLVYTALARQAGAYLCTLDQRLEVLAGELGVPVVKTAHWPSAGDQSAD; from the coding sequence GTGCTCGACGCGAGCGCCGGTATCGCCGTTGCGCTCGACCGCCCCGAGGGTAGAGCAATAGGACGGGTTTTGGGTAGCGTTCAGGAGGTCCTGGCGCCCAGCCTTTACACGTTCGAAACTGCGAATGCAGTGTGGAAACACCAAATGGCCGGCGGGCTCGACCCGGTCAGGGCTGCGGCGGCCTTTAGAGCGGCGCAGGGTCTTGTTGACAAGTTTGTCGACGATGAAGGTGTGGTAGCCAGCGCGCTGGTCGATGCCGCAAAGCTGGGGCACCCGGCCTATGACCTTGTCTACACGGCCCTGGCTCGGCAAGCCGGAGCCTACCTTTGTACTCTTGACCAGCGGCTAGAGGTGTTGGCTGGCGAACTGGGCGTGCCGGTTGTGAAGACGGCACACTGGCCCTCGGCCGGTGACCAATCGGCTGACTGA
- the pyk gene encoding pyruvate kinase, translating into MRRAKIVCTIGPASNDQASIRSLIQAGMNVARFNLSHGSRAEHAVVYHRVRKASQELGVPVAILADLQGPKIRLGAFGGGQPVELTAGDRFTITTEDVVGNAKRASTTYQALPKDTKPGDVVLIDDGNVVLRVESIDKTQVITSVRVGGKVGDHKGINLPGAAPSAPTLSAKDRADLSFALDLGVDWVALSYVRSAADHAEVVRAMDMVGVQRPVIAKIEKPQAVDVLEEIIESFDGVMVARGDLGVELPLEDVPLVQKRAIDLARSFAKPVIVATQMLESMTTNPRPTRAEASDCANAVLDGASALMLSSETSIGAYAAKSVQTMARIIEVTEAGGQARMAPMTVMPHTRSGILTQYAASIGDRVEAKYLVAFTETGDTARRLSRLRSALPMIAMTPDPEVRRQLSLVWGVEAFEVANQSSSDEMVAAADVVLKAQGLAVEGETIVIVSGAPVGTAGSTNQILVHQIGGLDAPVD; encoded by the coding sequence ATGCGGCGAGCCAAGATTGTTTGCACTATTGGACCGGCCAGCAATGACCAGGCCTCGATCAGGTCCTTGATCCAGGCCGGGATGAACGTGGCCCGGTTCAACCTGTCGCATGGCAGCCGGGCCGAACACGCGGTTGTTTACCACCGGGTCAGGAAAGCCAGCCAGGAGTTAGGTGTGCCGGTGGCGATTCTGGCGGATTTGCAGGGGCCCAAGATCCGACTGGGCGCCTTTGGCGGCGGACAACCGGTCGAGCTGACGGCCGGTGATAGGTTCACCATTACAACTGAGGACGTGGTCGGCAACGCCAAGCGGGCTTCGACCACATATCAGGCCCTACCCAAGGACACCAAACCCGGCGATGTGGTGCTGATAGACGACGGCAATGTTGTGCTGCGGGTCGAATCAATTGACAAGACCCAGGTGATTACCAGCGTGCGGGTTGGGGGCAAAGTTGGCGACCACAAGGGCATCAATCTGCCCGGAGCCGCTCCTTCGGCGCCAACTCTCTCAGCTAAGGATCGGGCAGATCTGAGCTTTGCCCTCGACCTTGGCGTGGACTGGGTGGCTCTGTCCTATGTCCGCTCGGCCGCCGACCACGCCGAAGTGGTCAGAGCCATGGACATGGTCGGGGTGCAACGGCCGGTCATAGCCAAGATCGAAAAACCCCAGGCCGTCGACGTCCTCGAAGAGATCATCGAGTCATTCGACGGGGTCATGGTGGCGCGCGGCGATTTGGGAGTCGAACTACCACTCGAAGACGTGCCGCTGGTCCAAAAGAGAGCCATCGACCTGGCCCGCAGCTTTGCCAAACCAGTCATCGTGGCGACCCAGATGCTCGAATCAATGACAACCAACCCAAGGCCCACTCGAGCCGAGGCCTCGGACTGCGCCAACGCGGTGCTAGATGGGGCTTCAGCTTTGATGCTGTCTAGCGAGACCTCGATTGGAGCGTACGCCGCCAAAAGCGTCCAAACGATGGCCAGAATCATCGAAGTGACCGAGGCTGGGGGACAGGCCCGGATGGCCCCAATGACGGTGATGCCGCACACTCGCTCGGGCATTTTGACCCAGTATGCCGCCAGCATTGGTGACCGGGTGGAGGCCAAATACCTGGTGGCCTTCACCGAGACGGGCGACACTGCCCGCCGCCTGTCGAGGCTACGCTCGGCTCTGCCAATGATCGCCATGACCCCTGACCCAGAAGTTCGCCGGCAGCTGTCCTTGGTTTGGGGTGTGGAAGCCTTTGAGGTGGCCAATCAGAGCAGCAGCGATGAGATGGTGGCGGCGGCCGATGTCGTGCTTAAGGCCCAGGGTCTGGCCGTCGAGGGCGAAACGATCGTCATCGTCTCCGGCGCGCCTGTTGGCACGGCCGGTTCGACAAACCAGATCCTGGTCCACCAAATTGGCGGCCTGGACGCACCTGTCGACTAG